In one window of Psychrobacter sp. P2G3 DNA:
- a CDS encoding lysophospholipid acyltransferase family protein, with the protein MKAPEQYDPSKPSLKSSTPPQSMQQSAKSPAIPIGTPTITQTHKRTAQAEKKPFQWQFLLPKYWGIWLLLVIFLPMIYLPLRWQFWLGRKLGILIYKIAGSRRRDTLINLKLAFPEKPEAERELMAKQVFVNQGIGVFETLCAWFRPNVFTRTVSISGLQHLVNAQNENRPVILLGAHYTMLDLGGLFCAQFFPLDCMYRTQNNPLLDWFIYNGRTNIFGKQISSRDMRSLVSSIKAGHVIWYSPDQDYGLKQGVMAPFFGVPAATITASRRMAKLGDKQHPPALMALHTYRQTPDNLPSGKRPHYHLTITPELDNYPSNDEVADATRVNEVLEGLVRIDPTQWMWFHRRFKNSPEGRTDIYK; encoded by the coding sequence ATGAAAGCGCCCGAACAATACGATCCGAGTAAACCATCCTTAAAGAGTAGCACGCCGCCGCAGAGCATGCAGCAGTCTGCTAAATCGCCAGCAATACCTATTGGTACGCCAACAATTACGCAAACTCATAAACGTACTGCGCAAGCAGAAAAAAAGCCGTTTCAGTGGCAATTTTTATTGCCTAAATACTGGGGGATTTGGTTATTATTGGTTATTTTTTTACCGATGATATATCTACCGCTACGTTGGCAGTTTTGGTTGGGTCGTAAGCTCGGTATTTTGATTTATAAAATTGCAGGCTCGCGGCGACGTGATACGCTGATTAATCTAAAGCTGGCTTTTCCAGAGAAGCCAGAAGCCGAGCGTGAACTGATGGCCAAGCAAGTCTTCGTCAATCAAGGTATTGGTGTGTTTGAGACTTTGTGCGCTTGGTTTCGCCCTAATGTCTTTACCCGCACTGTCTCTATTTCGGGCTTACAGCATTTAGTTAATGCTCAAAATGAAAATCGTCCTGTTATTTTATTAGGCGCACATTATACGATGCTCGACTTAGGTGGCTTGTTTTGTGCCCAATTTTTTCCCTTAGACTGTATGTATCGTACACAAAACAATCCTCTACTCGATTGGTTTATTTATAATGGTCGTACCAATATTTTTGGCAAGCAAATCTCCAGTCGTGATATGCGCAGTTTAGTCAGCTCTATCAAAGCTGGACATGTGATTTGGTACTCTCCCGATCAAGACTACGGTCTTAAGCAAGGCGTGATGGCACCATTTTTTGGCGTGCCAGCAGCCACTATCACGGCTTCGCGGCGTATGGCCAAGTTAGGCGACAAGCAGCATCCACCAGCGCTCATGGCACTGCATACCTATCGGCAAACGCCAGATAATCTACCAAGCGGTAAAAGGCCACATTATCATCTAACGATTACACCAGAACTGGATAACTATCCAAGTAATGATGAGGTCGCTGATGCTACACGCGTCAATGAAGTGCTAGAAGGATTGGTTCGTATTGATCCAACTCAGTGGATGTGGTTTCACCGTCGCTTTAAAAATAGCCCTGAAGGTCGTACCGATATCTATAAGTAG
- the ccmI gene encoding c-type cytochrome biogenesis protein CcmI codes for MTVFSTAGLFIALSLLIALILAVIVITPWLRATRIKNKPVDNQLLDINVAVFRERLAELKTDKDSGTIDDNHYQNQKLELERQLLDAQREADQMVNPGIKSRLIITIWVPVLAAMAYLLISDRTPVFELWQAEDKVGQVADDLLTGKIDQPPEWAIEDGRQLITAMQTNVHRHADDPNRWMRLSELFLSLEVTDSALEALSRAYRLSPDNEEIATTYAQISFFANEGQLDATSRRVLQDVLANNPQHEGAQMLMAMGEARASNFEQAEGWIQRLRASIAAKPGDHTKALTSLDELSANVKAQQQQAAEGVNVTVKVNSSLLPLVKGDDVLFVAIRDVNGGPPFAAKRLPISVIQQGEASISLSDLDAMMPERTIQSARAAKTQLAVIARISHSGNASAESGDLSGNPVVISADQKQVNVEINQQIP; via the coding sequence ATGACCGTATTTTCTACTGCTGGCTTATTTATTGCCCTAAGCTTACTTATTGCCTTAATACTTGCTGTCATCGTTATTACACCATGGCTACGCGCTACGCGCATAAAAAATAAGCCCGTAGATAACCAACTATTAGATATTAACGTGGCAGTATTCCGTGAACGTTTAGCGGAGCTTAAAACCGACAAAGACAGCGGCACCATTGATGATAACCATTACCAAAATCAAAAGCTTGAGCTTGAGCGCCAGCTATTAGATGCCCAGCGTGAAGCAGATCAGATGGTGAACCCTGGTATCAAAAGCCGTTTAATAATTACTATCTGGGTACCCGTATTGGCAGCGATGGCGTATTTATTGATTAGCGATCGCACACCAGTATTTGAGCTATGGCAAGCAGAAGATAAAGTTGGCCAAGTAGCTGACGACTTATTGACTGGTAAGATTGATCAGCCACCAGAGTGGGCTATTGAAGATGGCCGTCAGCTGATTACGGCTATGCAGACCAACGTCCATCGTCATGCTGATGACCCTAATCGCTGGATGCGCTTGTCAGAGCTGTTTTTATCGCTTGAAGTGACTGACTCTGCATTAGAAGCTTTATCTAGGGCATATCGTCTATCTCCTGATAATGAAGAGATTGCGACCACTTATGCGCAGATTAGCTTTTTTGCGAACGAAGGCCAGCTAGATGCTACTAGTCGTCGCGTACTACAAGATGTATTAGCCAACAACCCACAGCATGAGGGCGCACAGATGCTGATGGCAATGGGTGAAGCACGTGCTAGTAACTTTGAGCAGGCAGAAGGCTGGATTCAGAGATTACGTGCTAGTATTGCTGCCAAGCCGGGTGATCATACAAAAGCGTTGACCAGCCTAGATGAGCTAAGTGCCAATGTGAAAGCACAGCAGCAACAAGCGGCTGAGGGTGTTAATGTAACGGTGAAGGTCAATTCTAGCTTATTACCATTAGTCAAAGGTGATGACGTGCTATTTGTTGCCATTCGTGATGTTAATGGCGGCCCACCATTTGCAGCCAAGCGTTTGCCTATTAGTGTGATTCAGCAAGGTGAGGCCAGTATTAGCTTAAGTGATCTTGATGCTATGATGCCTGAGCGGACGATACAATCGGCACGTGCGGCAAAAACTCAACTGGCTGTTATTGCTCGTATCAGCCATAGTGGTAATGCAAGTGCAGAGTCAGGGGACTTATCTGGCAACCCAGTCGTGATTAGTGCCGATCAAAAACAAGTTAACGTTGAAATAAATCAGCAGATACCGTAA
- a CDS encoding DsbE family thiol:disulfide interchange protein, whose protein sequence is MNESDNTTNPNKQNDNERRHKTIKKKQLKVWFLIPLIVFLGLMVMLYMRLGKPTDIVANMALERPVPTFELPLLADTSRIMTNDNLPDEPFLMNIWGSWCPTCIIEHPFLMQLEERGVNLVGINYKDDIGDAFSYLNRGGDPFSMSIQDLSGQFALDLGLTGAPETFTVDGDGIIRQHIIGEVNEANWQERIKPCLTVLNEANKNGNRPDPSQVGEACK, encoded by the coding sequence ATGAATGAATCAGACAACACCACTAATCCCAATAAGCAGAATGACAATGAACGCCGTCATAAAACTATCAAAAAAAAGCAATTAAAAGTATGGTTTCTAATTCCACTTATCGTGTTCTTAGGACTGATGGTAATGCTTTATATGCGTTTAGGTAAGCCTACCGATATTGTAGCGAATATGGCTCTTGAGCGTCCTGTTCCTACTTTTGAGCTGCCATTATTAGCAGATACTAGCCGTATCATGACTAATGATAATTTACCTGATGAGCCGTTTTTGATGAACATTTGGGGCTCTTGGTGTCCAACTTGTATCATTGAGCATCCGTTTCTTATGCAGCTAGAGGAGCGTGGTGTTAATTTGGTAGGTATTAATTATAAAGATGATATTGGTGATGCATTCAGCTATTTGAACCGAGGTGGCGATCCTTTTTCAATGTCTATTCAAGATCTGTCAGGTCAGTTTGCTTTAGACTTAGGTCTGACAGGCGCACCTGAAACTTTTACAGTCGATGGGGACGGCATCATCCGTCAGCATATCATTGGTGAAGTTAATGAAGCCAATTGGCAAGAACGCATTAAGCCTTGTTTGACAGTACTCAATGAGGCTAACAAAAATGGTAATCGTCCAGATCCAAGTCAGGTTGGGGAGGCATGCAAATGA
- the rplM gene encoding 50S ribosomal protein L13, translating to MKTLSAKPAEVTHDWYVVDADGKTLGRLATQIATRLRGKHKTSYTPHVDTGDFIVVINAEKIAVTGKKAQDKKYYRHSGYPGGIKETNFTKLIAHKPEDVLHKAVKGMLPKGPLGYAMIKKLKLYAGTEHPHTAQQPKELDI from the coding sequence ATGAAAACACTTAGTGCAAAACCAGCTGAAGTGACCCATGACTGGTATGTCGTAGATGCTGACGGCAAAACCCTTGGTCGCTTAGCCACTCAAATTGCTACTCGCTTACGTGGCAAGCATAAGACTTCTTATACTCCGCACGTAGATACTGGTGACTTTATTGTTGTCATCAACGCAGAAAAAATCGCGGTAACGGGTAAAAAAGCACAAGATAAAAAGTATTATCGTCACAGTGGCTACCCAGGCGGTATTAAAGAAACCAACTTCACAAAGCTGATTGCACATAAGCCTGAAGATGTTCTACACAAAGCAGTTAAGGGTATGCTTCCAAAAGGTCCTCTTGGCTATGCGATGATTAAGAAGCTAAAGCTATATGCAGGTACTGAACATCCACATACTGCACAGCAACCTAAAGAACTAGACATCTAA
- the rpsI gene encoding 30S ribosomal protein S9, protein MERNYGTGRRKTSTARVFLAKGTGSIVVNGKPLDEYFSRETSRMVVRQPLELLDSSNAYDFFITVKGGGISGQAGAIRHGITRALIELDDTNKPALKAAGFVTRDSRQVERKKLGLRKARKRPQFSKR, encoded by the coding sequence ATGGAACGCAATTACGGAACTGGTCGCCGCAAGACGTCTACTGCTCGTGTCTTTTTAGCGAAAGGTACTGGTAGCATTGTCGTTAACGGCAAGCCACTTGATGAATATTTTAGCCGTGAAACTTCACGTATGGTTGTTCGTCAGCCATTAGAGCTACTTGATTCTTCTAACGCATATGATTTTTTTATTACTGTTAAAGGTGGTGGTATTAGTGGTCAAGCGGGCGCTATTCGCCACGGTATCACTCGTGCACTAATCGAGCTTGACGATACTAACAAGCCTGCGCTAAAAGCAGCTGGCTTTGTTACTCGTGATTCACGTCAAGTTGAACGTAAGAAATTGGGCCTACGTAAAGCACGTAAACGTCCACAATTCTCAAAACGTTAA
- a CDS encoding heme lyase CcmF/NrfE family subunit, whose amino-acid sequence MLITELGYFALLAAFVLAILQVVLPTIGVMRNQVAWQRLAPSLAWAQFAAMIVSFSALMAGFYYNDFSLVYVAQHSNTLLPWYYKLSATWGGHEGSLLLWMTIMATWCALVSYFSRGLPLSMRARVLVILAAVQMMMLAMLIFTSSPFNRTLPNIPVDGADLNPVLQDFGLIIHPPMLYMGYVGMVVPFAFCMAALWEGRLDAVWTRWSRPWALAAWGFLTIGIALGSWWAYYELGWGGWWFWDPVENASLMPWLAGTALLHSLAVTEKRGVFKAWTIMLAIFAFALSLLGTFLVRSGVITSVHSFAADPTRGLVILVILGIIVGGGLLMFAVRGWRLTVESQYQLISRESFLVINNAIILIATLVVLLGTLYPIIADAFNLGQVSVGPPYFNALFVPLTWLLLVAMGMGSNIRWKKDKRPLLGVGMVIAVSSLVLAAIIAYFVHPSSMLNIGVTLAVSFWVLLWMIIDFRDKTKNAPNVVNGLRQLRLSYWGQQTAHIGVLIAVIGIAFTSSLSIERDVALGPNDTVNVQGYDFTVKDFREVKGSNFDAIQAEVEITKDGRAVTTLYPEKRTYIISMMPMTEAAIDASLMRDLYVALGEPIAEDSNQWAVRIYVKPLIRWIWLGSIIMALGALISMFDKRYRIKKAKSPHQVADDTVVSTATPVATLGEK is encoded by the coding sequence ATGTTAATCACAGAATTGGGTTATTTTGCCTTACTAGCCGCCTTTGTGTTGGCTATTTTACAGGTAGTATTACCAACTATTGGCGTTATGCGCAACCAAGTCGCTTGGCAGCGTCTGGCCCCAAGTTTGGCTTGGGCGCAGTTTGCCGCGATGATAGTATCGTTTTCAGCGTTGATGGCAGGCTTTTATTACAATGATTTTAGCCTTGTCTATGTCGCGCAGCACTCCAACACTTTGTTGCCTTGGTATTACAAATTATCGGCAACTTGGGGCGGGCATGAAGGGTCTCTACTGCTGTGGATGACCATCATGGCGACATGGTGCGCGCTAGTATCTTACTTTAGCCGCGGTTTGCCGTTATCAATGCGAGCACGAGTATTAGTCATCTTGGCAGCGGTACAGATGATGATGCTAGCGATGTTGATTTTTACCTCATCACCATTTAATCGTACCTTACCGAACATACCTGTTGATGGTGCAGATCTAAACCCTGTGCTGCAAGATTTTGGTCTGATTATTCATCCGCCTATGCTGTATATGGGCTATGTGGGCATGGTCGTGCCGTTTGCCTTTTGTATGGCAGCATTGTGGGAAGGGCGCTTGGATGCGGTGTGGACACGTTGGTCACGTCCGTGGGCACTAGCTGCTTGGGGGTTTTTAACCATCGGTATCGCCTTAGGCTCATGGTGGGCTTATTATGAGCTTGGCTGGGGCGGTTGGTGGTTTTGGGATCCAGTAGAGAACGCATCATTGATGCCGTGGCTCGCTGGTACTGCGCTGCTACATTCGTTAGCGGTTACTGAAAAGCGCGGTGTATTCAAAGCATGGACGATCATGCTAGCGATTTTCGCTTTTGCGCTGAGTTTACTAGGAACGTTTTTGGTACGTTCAGGGGTCATTACTTCGGTGCATTCGTTCGCCGCCGATCCGACACGTGGTTTAGTCATTCTAGTCATCCTTGGCATTATCGTGGGTGGTGGTCTATTAATGTTTGCGGTACGTGGTTGGCGATTGACGGTTGAGAGTCAATATCAGCTGATTTCACGTGAGTCATTTTTGGTTATCAATAACGCCATTATTTTAATTGCCACATTAGTCGTGCTGCTTGGTACTCTCTATCCGATCATTGCAGACGCCTTCAATTTAGGTCAGGTATCAGTCGGCCCTCCTTACTTTAATGCTTTGTTTGTACCTCTGACTTGGTTGCTACTAGTCGCAATGGGTATGGGCTCTAATATTCGCTGGAAAAAAGACAAGCGTCCATTGTTGGGCGTCGGTATGGTTATCGCAGTCAGCAGTCTGGTATTAGCAGCGATTATTGCTTATTTTGTCCATCCATCATCTATGCTTAATATCGGCGTAACCTTAGCTGTAAGCTTTTGGGTGCTACTATGGATGATTATCGATTTTAGAGATAAGACTAAGAATGCGCCAAATGTAGTGAATGGTCTACGTCAATTACGTCTTAGCTATTGGGGTCAGCAAACCGCACATATTGGGGTTTTAATCGCAGTAATTGGGATTGCCTTTACCAGTAGTTTAAGTATCGAGCGTGATGTGGCGTTAGGGCCAAATGATACCGTCAACGTCCAAGGTTATGATTTTACCGTGAAAGACTTCCGTGAGGTCAAAGGCAGTAACTTTGATGCTATTCAAGCGGAGGTTGAGATAACTAAAGACGGACGCGCTGTCACGACTTTATATCCTGAAAAACGTACCTATATCATTAGTATGATGCCGATGACTGAAGCGGCCATTGATGCCAGTCTCATGCGCGATTTATATGTAGCGCTTGGTGAGCCGATCGCTGAAGATAGTAATCAATGGGCTGTACGTATCTACGTGAAACCTTTGATTCGCTGGATATGGCTAGGTTCGATTATCATGGCTTTAGGTGCACTGATCAGCATGTTTGATAAACGCTATCGCATTAAAAAAGCCAAATCACCGCATCAAGTTGCTGATGATACTGTAGTTAGTACGGCGACACCTGTTGCAACGCTTGGGGAGAAGTAA
- a CDS encoding cytochrome c-type biogenesis protein: MKATQIRTATVLRLVSFVLACLLSMTAYAAIDVYDFDSVQQEAQYRGLIEELRCPKCQNQNLAGSDAPIAQDLKQKVYDSVKDGRSDAEIRSYMQERYGDFITYKPPVRPSTWILWFFPPLLLIVLITGWFWQSKRRQLVASGDSGTIVDSTVAALTPAEKAELDRLLSRTNSTDYDITSTEDKK; the protein is encoded by the coding sequence ATGAAGGCTACTCAGATAAGAACCGCTACAGTATTAAGGCTAGTAAGCTTTGTACTGGCATGTCTACTCAGCATGACCGCTTATGCGGCAATCGATGTTTATGACTTTGACTCAGTGCAGCAAGAAGCTCAGTATCGTGGTCTCATCGAGGAGCTGCGTTGTCCTAAATGTCAAAACCAGAACCTTGCAGGGTCTGATGCACCTATTGCGCAGGATTTAAAGCAAAAAGTTTACGATTCTGTTAAAGATGGGCGCAGTGATGCTGAAATACGCAGCTATATGCAAGAGCGTTACGGTGATTTTATTACCTACAAGCCACCTGTGCGTCCGTCAACATGGATACTATGGTTTTTTCCGCCACTATTATTGATTGTTTTGATTACTGGCTGGTTTTGGCAGAGTAAACGTCGACAGCTGGTAGCAAGTGGTGATAGCGGTACGATAGTCGATAGTACTGTCGCTGCTTTAACCCCTGCAGAAAAGGCTGAACTGGATCGTCTATTATCACGTACGAATAGCACTGATTATGACATCACAAGCACAGAGGACAAAAAATGA
- the grxC gene encoding glutaredoxin 3 codes for MTASVKVYTTPICPYCSNAKQLLKNKGIEYEEIGMHDMSSDERRALMQKTNNYRTVPQIFVGDTFVGGFDELNQMNQQGKLDELLAG; via the coding sequence ATGACTGCCTCAGTTAAAGTTTATACTACGCCTATCTGCCCTTACTGCTCAAACGCTAAACAATTACTAAAAAATAAAGGCATTGAGTATGAAGAAATTGGTATGCATGATATGAGTAGCGATGAGCGCCGCGCATTGATGCAAAAAACCAATAACTATCGCACTGTGCCACAAATTTTCGTCGGTGATACTTTCGTTGGTGGTTTTGACGAGCTCAATCAAATGAACCAGCAAGGCAAGCTTGACGAGCTATTAGCCGGTTAA
- the secB gene encoding protein-export chaperone SecB has product MAEEQAQPQLALERIYVKDMSLEVPGAGVFTKEWNPELDINLSSNAEKLDDDHYQVILTVSVTAKNAEEPAFIAEVHQAGIFLLKNIPEDQIGQILGAYCPNVLFPYAREVISDIVTRGSFPQLLLAPVNFDQAYAQSQQQAQIDAEGNA; this is encoded by the coding sequence ATGGCTGAAGAACAAGCACAACCACAATTAGCACTAGAACGTATCTACGTAAAAGACATGTCACTTGAAGTGCCGGGCGCTGGCGTATTCACCAAAGAGTGGAACCCTGAGCTTGATATTAACCTATCAAGCAATGCCGAAAAGCTAGATGACGATCATTATCAAGTAATCTTGACTGTGAGCGTTACCGCTAAAAATGCTGAAGAACCTGCTTTTATTGCTGAAGTTCATCAAGCTGGTATTTTCTTACTAAAAAATATTCCTGAAGATCAAATCGGGCAAATTTTAGGTGCTTATTGCCCTAACGTTTTGTTCCCTTACGCTCGTGAAGTCATCAGCGACATCGTGACTCGTGGTAGCTTCCCGCAATTACTGCTTGCTCCAGTCAACTTTGACCAAGCATATGCACAGAGCCAACAGCAAGCGCAAATTGATGCTGAAGGTAATGCTTAA
- the mrdA gene encoding penicillin-binding protein 2, which translates to MNKSLIPDAENVNRIFTRRILIFGLLIFLGMCVLLLRYGYLQVYAHDKYKTQADNNRIKLISAPPSRGYIYDRNGILLADNQPVFTAMLSPDEVEDPERTLNLLAPIFDLTDTDITDILARLSKSKNDPVTVKIDLTDKQLAQFSERKPFFRGVTIQSKLTRSYPYDELFAHVIGYVGRINDKETKRIDKDRYAGTDLIGKIGIEDFYEDILLGQPGYQSVETDVHGNILRQLDTKPPVSGNDITLSLDYGLQTIAQQQLDGRRGAIVAIDPKNGDVLAFVSNPSYDPNPFISGISFKDYGALQDDLDQPLYNRALQGMYPPASTIKPFEGLGALHYGLRDWNTTIYDPGYFSLPGDSHRFRDWKRGGHGSVDLKKSIVMSVDTYYYKLAYEMGIQRLHDWMVRFGFGEETGIDLPNEKSGIMPSPKWKKDTYDKGWLPGETISVSIGQGYFLVTPLQIANATAMTANKGYHITPHLLKDSDGAAEVNVITKPDGKIDYNGKPSDWTRMHDAMEETVKAGTARGIYTPRYRIAGKTGTAQVKSIAQGKRYDKSAIDKRHWDHAWFNGFAPVEDPQIALAVLVENGGGGSAVAAPIGRALFDYWVLQRKSDPILPPTPDELKAIKRQKALDKAARDAIRDQEQARAEKLKEQTEAEAATTTATE; encoded by the coding sequence ATGAATAAATCGCTTATCCCAGATGCCGAAAATGTTAACCGCATTTTTACGCGCCGTATTCTCATTTTTGGTTTGTTAATTTTTTTGGGTATGTGTGTGTTATTACTGCGTTATGGATACCTGCAAGTGTATGCGCATGACAAATACAAGACTCAGGCAGACAATAATCGTATCAAGCTCATATCTGCACCGCCAAGCCGTGGCTATATCTATGATCGTAATGGTATTTTGCTCGCTGACAATCAGCCTGTGTTCACTGCCATGCTCAGCCCCGATGAAGTAGAAGACCCAGAACGTACTTTAAACTTGCTTGCCCCTATTTTTGATCTAACAGATACTGATATTACTGATATTTTGGCGCGGTTGAGTAAAAGCAAAAATGATCCGGTGACCGTCAAGATTGATTTAACAGATAAGCAACTGGCACAGTTTAGTGAGCGTAAACCGTTTTTCCGTGGCGTTACCATTCAGAGTAAACTGACCCGCTCCTACCCCTACGATGAGCTATTCGCACACGTTATCGGCTATGTTGGGCGTATCAACGACAAAGAAACTAAGCGTATCGATAAAGATCGTTATGCTGGTACTGACCTTATCGGCAAAATTGGTATTGAAGACTTTTATGAAGATATCTTGCTTGGCCAACCGGGCTACCAATCGGTAGAAACCGATGTCCATGGTAATATTCTGCGTCAATTAGATACCAAGCCGCCAGTTTCTGGTAACGATATTACCTTGAGCTTAGATTATGGCTTGCAAACGATCGCCCAGCAGCAGCTTGACGGTCGCCGCGGTGCCATTGTAGCGATAGATCCAAAAAATGGTGACGTACTCGCATTTGTGAGTAATCCAAGTTACGACCCTAACCCTTTTATTTCTGGCATTTCCTTTAAAGATTATGGGGCGCTACAAGATGATCTTGATCAGCCCCTCTATAATCGCGCCCTACAAGGTATGTACCCACCTGCCTCTACCATTAAACCATTTGAAGGTTTAGGTGCGCTACACTATGGATTGCGAGATTGGAATACGACTATCTATGATCCCGGTTATTTTAGCTTACCTGGTGACTCGCATCGTTTTCGTGATTGGAAACGTGGCGGTCATGGCTCGGTAGATTTAAAGAAATCTATCGTCATGTCAGTCGATACTTATTATTATAAACTCGCTTATGAGATGGGTATCCAGCGTTTACATGATTGGATGGTGCGCTTTGGTTTTGGTGAAGAGACGGGAATTGATTTGCCCAATGAGAAGTCTGGCATTATGCCCTCACCGAAGTGGAAAAAAGACACCTACGATAAAGGCTGGCTACCAGGTGAGACTATCTCTGTCAGTATTGGGCAAGGCTACTTCCTAGTCACACCGCTACAGATTGCTAATGCGACTGCTATGACGGCTAACAAGGGCTATCATATAACGCCGCATTTGTTAAAAGACAGTGATGGTGCAGCAGAGGTCAACGTCATTACCAAGCCCGATGGTAAAATTGATTATAATGGCAAGCCCTCTGACTGGACGCGTATGCATGATGCGATGGAAGAGACGGTCAAAGCTGGTACTGCTCGCGGTATTTACACGCCGCGCTACCGTATCGCTGGCAAGACTGGTACGGCACAGGTTAAATCTATCGCTCAAGGTAAACGCTACGATAAATCTGCGATAGACAAGCGCCATTGGGATCATGCTTGGTTTAATGGTTTTGCCCCTGTTGAAGACCCACAAATCGCTCTCGCTGTATTGGTTGAAAATGGTGGCGGCGGTAGCGCAGTAGCGGCTCCCATCGGACGTGCTCTATTCGATTATTGGGTATTACAGCGCAAAAGCGACCCCATCTTGCCACCAACTCCTGATGAGTTAAAAGCTATTAAACGTCAAAAGGCATTGGACAAAGCCGCTCGTGATGCCATCCGCGACCAAGAACAAGCACGGGCAGAAAAATTAAAAGAACAGACAGAAGCGGAAGCAGCAACCACTACAGCGACCGAATAA
- the rsmD gene encoding 16S rRNA (guanine(966)-N(2))-methyltransferase RsmD, whose protein sequence is MKKTTTKASASRSTKRNATHKKPVSAGNVRIIGGQFKRRSINFIDADGLRPTPDRLRETLFNWLLADMHGARVLDSCAGSGVLGFEALSRGAAHCTFIETNQAQYQMLLQSAQQLNIDTDSYQVFHGNAEQVLSQNSNFKHPFDIVFIDPPYAKDLWQPILTALIEQLLITTETLIYLEADKDLNKQLAELIESLSLLPAMQGLKRFECLKQTKVGQVVAGLYRLSSS, encoded by the coding sequence ATGAAAAAAACAACGACAAAAGCATCAGCATCGCGTAGCACTAAGCGTAATGCGACTCATAAAAAACCAGTTTCTGCTGGTAATGTGCGTATTATCGGCGGGCAGTTTAAACGTCGTAGCATAAATTTTATCGATGCTGATGGCTTGCGACCGACCCCAGATCGCTTGCGGGAGACGCTGTTTAACTGGCTACTTGCCGACATGCATGGCGCACGTGTACTAGATAGCTGTGCAGGTAGCGGGGTGTTGGGCTTTGAGGCGTTATCTCGCGGCGCGGCGCATTGCACCTTCATTGAAACCAATCAAGCCCAATACCAAATGCTACTGCAAAGCGCGCAGCAGTTGAACATCGATACTGATAGCTATCAAGTTTTTCACGGTAACGCTGAGCAGGTCTTATCTCAGAATAGTAATTTCAAGCATCCGTTCGATATCGTTTTTATTGACCCACCCTATGCAAAGGATTTATGGCAACCCATTTTAACTGCCTTAATTGAACAGTTATTAATTACGACAGAAACGCTGATTTATTTAGAAGCTGATAAAGATTTAAATAAACAATTAGCTGAATTGATCGAGTCTCTTAGCTTATTACCTGCAATGCAAGGCTTAAAAAGGTTTGAATGTCTCAAGCAGACCAAAGTCGGACAAGTTGTCGCTGGACTTTATCGTCTATCATCGTCATAA
- the adk gene encoding adenylate kinase: MMRIILLGPPGAGKGTQAQFISKEFDIPQISTGDMLRAAIKEGSELGKQAEGIMNAGGLVSDDLIINLVKERISKPDCANGCILDGFPRTIPQAQALADADVAIDHVIEISVPDDEIVKRLSGRRQHPGSGRVYHVDHNPPKQNGIDDVTGEALIQREDDKESTIRERLATYHQQTSTLVGFYQDKAKEGENAPKYDKFDGTQAIDDVKQQILSALKG; this comes from the coding sequence ATGATGCGTATTATTTTGCTAGGTCCACCTGGCGCCGGTAAAGGCACCCAAGCACAGTTTATCTCTAAAGAATTTGATATCCCGCAAATCTCGACTGGCGATATGCTACGTGCAGCGATTAAAGAAGGTAGCGAGCTTGGTAAACAAGCTGAAGGCATTATGAATGCAGGTGGACTGGTCTCTGATGATCTTATCATCAACCTAGTAAAAGAGCGTATCTCTAAGCCTGATTGTGCTAATGGCTGCATTCTTGATGGTTTTCCGCGTACAATCCCCCAAGCCCAAGCGCTTGCAGACGCAGACGTTGCTATCGATCATGTGATTGAGATCAGTGTACCTGATGATGAGATCGTAAAACGCCTATCTGGTCGTCGCCAGCATCCAGGTTCAGGCCGTGTATATCATGTCGATCATAATCCACCGAAGCAAAATGGTATCGACGATGTGACCGGTGAAGCACTTATCCAACGTGAAGATGACAAAGAATCTACTATTCGTGAGCGCCTTGCAACTTATCATCAGCAGACGTCAACCTTGGTTGGTTTTTATCAAGATAAAGCCAAAGAGGGCGAGAATGCGCCTAAATATGACAAGTTCGATGGCACGCAAGCTATTGATGATGTTAAGCAGCAGATATTGTCAGCGTTAAAAGGTTAA